The genomic stretch TCACAGGTTCACCCGTTGCAGGTATTGATGCCGATGAGCTTTACGATACTCGCGAATTAGCGATGCAAGTTCAGAATTTACTCACCAATAATGGCGAAGGAAACCCTGCTTTTACCAACTTACCTCGCAAATTTAATATTGCGATCGCAGGCTGTCGCGATAACTCTACCCATGCCGAAATCAATGATTTAGCCTTTGTACCTGCATTTAGAGAAGTAGCTAAGACAAGCCCAGTCACGCCTAAGTCAGAAGGACAACGCCCAGAGTGGGATATTCCTTCAGGATTCTGGCATATCTATAATCAGACTCAAGGTAATAGCTCATCAGAGAGTACTGATACAACTGAGACTCGATTTGGATTTAATGTACTTGTCGGCGGATTTTTCTCCGCGAAGCGGGTCGAGGCAGCAATTCCTCTTAATGTCTGGGTTCCGCCTGAAGATGTCGTTGCCCTCTGTGAAGCGTTACTAATTGTTTATCGCGATCATGGACTCCGCGAGAACCGTGCTAAATCGCGATTAATGTTTTTAATTGATGAATGGGGAATTGAAAAATTCCGTGCTGAAGTTGAGAAGCAACTCGGCAAACCATTGGCAACCGCCGCCGCCAAAGATGAAATTGTATGGGAAAAGCGCGATCACATTGGCGTTCATCCTCAAAAGCAAGCAGGATTGAATTATGTAGGGCTGCAAATCCCTGTGGGACGGATGTATGCCCCTGATATGTATGAGTTTGCAAGACTTGCGGATACCTACGGTAATGGCGATATACGCCTTACGGTTGAGCAAAATTTACTGATTACCAATGTCAGTGATCAGCAAGTACCTGCACTATTGCAAGAACCTCTACTTCAGAAATTCCCTGCTAATCCCGACAACCTCATGCGGGGCTTAGTTTCCTGCACTGGTAATCAATTCTGTCCTGTGGCGATCGTGGAAACCAAAAACCGTTCCCTCGCACTCACCAAACAACTGAGCGAAGATTACCATCTTCCTAAAGTTGTGCGGATTCATTGGAGTGGCTGCCCTAACTCTTGCGCCCAGCCACAGGTTGCCGATATTGGCTTTACAGGCTGCAAAACCCGCAAGAATGGCAAGGTTGTCGATGGTGTTGACATTTATATGGGTGGCACAGTCGGCAAGGATGCCCATCTCGGCAAATGCGTCATGGAAAAAATCCCCTGTGAGGATTTGCGCGAAGTTGTCGGCAAGCTTTTAGTCGAACACTTTGGCGCTGTTCCAAAACAACAGGCGATCGCTGAACCTTCAGCCGAATTAGTCGCAATTGGCTAAAAATCCTCAAAATTAGATTCTCAAACCTCAATCAGTTATTACAAGGAAATTCATGAGTACATTCTCTCGTCGCAAGTTTTTAACCACCGCAGGACTTTCTACTGTTAGCGCGATCGCTTTAAATGCCTGTACAGGCGGCGGCGAAGCACCAAAAACTGATACCAAGACTACCACTGCCGCCAGCAAGTCCCCTGAAGCAAAAGTTAGTGCTGCTGATGCCCCTGAAGTCACTAAAGCAAAGCTTGGTTTTATCGCTCTCACCGATGCAGCTCCTTTGATTGTTGCTAAGGAGAAAGGTCTATTTGCGAAATATGGCATGAAGGATGTCGAAGTTCTCAAACAGGCTTCTTGGGGAACCACTCGCGACAACATTGCCCTTGGATCTGATGCTGGTGGTATTGATGGCGCACATATTTTGTCGCCTATTCCCTATTTACTGAATGAAGGCAAGATTACTAACGGCAAAAAAGTCCCCATGTATGTCTTGGCAAGACTAAATACCAATGGACAAGCAATCTCTATTGCCAATGACTTTAAAGAACTCAAAATTGCGCTCAAGAGTGATTCTCTCAAAGATAGTTTTGCCAAGATTAAGTCTAGTGGTAAAGAAATCAAGTGTGCTGTCACTTTCCCCGGGGGAACCCATGATTTGTGGATGCGCTATTGGCTAGCGGCAAATGGAGTCGATCCGAATACCGATGTCAATACCATCGTCGTTCCCCCACCACAGATGGTTGCCAATATGAAGGCTGGTAACATGCAAGCATTCTGTGTGGGCGAACCTTGGAATGCTCGTTTGGTTGCCCAAAATTCTGGCTACAGTGCCTTAATCACTGGCGAACTATGGAAAGATCATCCTGAAAAAGCCTTCTCTATGCGTGCCGATTGGGTTGATAAGAATCCTAAAGCTACTAAGGCTCTGCTCGCAGCAGTTCTCGAAGCTCAAGTTTGGTGTGAACAAGCTGAAAATAAAGAAGAGATGTGTAAAATCATCGGTGCTGATAAGTGGCTGAAGGTTCCACCTGCCGAAATTTTAGGAAGACTGCAAGGTAAGGTTGACTACGGCGATGGTAGAACTCTAGACAATCCCGATCTTGCGATGAAGTTCTGGAAAGATGCAGCTTCCTATCCATTCAAGAGTCACGATCTTTGGTTTGTAACTGAAGATATGCGTTGGGGCTATTTTGATGCTGACACCGATGCGAAGAAGTTGGTAGATAAGGTCAATCGTGAGGATCTCTGGAAAGAAGCTGCGAAGATGATTGGCAAAGAAGCTGATATTCCTAAGAGTACTTCTCGCGGCATCGAAACTTTCTTTGATGGAGTCAAGTTTGATCCAGAAAATCCCAGCGAATACCTCAAAGGATTGAAGATTAAAAAGGCTTAATTATTAACTGAATCTAATTCTCGAACAAGGGGCTTAAGCCCCTTGTCATCATCTTTTCTAAAGCAAATACGGAGATATAAAAAATGGCGGCAGGAAGCTTAAAGTCACGATTTTCAGTTAATAACATAGGCGAATGGTTTCAGAAACAGGCCCGTTTTATCATTCCGCCTGTGATAGCTTTGTTCTTTATTTTGGGAACATGGCAAATACTCTGTTCAGGTAAAACCCCTCCTTTACCACCTCCAAGCAAAGTCTGGCAAGAGACTCAAGAATATATTTGGAATCCCTTCTTCGATCGCGATTATTTTGATGTTAGTGCTGCGGACAAAACCGATAGTCCTGCCCGTCAAGCCCTCAAGGAAAAACTCACCATCGAAAAAGGCTTAGGCGTAAAAACAATGGTCAGTTTACGTCGTGTGGCGATCGGCTATACCGCTTCCGCGATTATTGGCATTTCCTTCGGTATTGCGATCGGTACAAATGTATTTCTCTATCGTGCCTTTGACCCCATCTTCCAAGTTTTGCGGACAATCCCTCCCCTTGCATGGCTACCGATCGCCATGTCCGCCTTCCAAGGTGTCAACGAATCACTGAAATCTATTGGTCTAGACGTTACCGAAGCCGCCGCATTATTCGTGATTTTCGTCACTTCGATCTGGCCGATCTTAATGAATACCGCAGTTGGCGTACAACAGGTTCCCCAAGACTATCGCAACGTGTCGCGAGTCTTGCGCCTAAGTAAGTTTGACTACTTCATCACGATTCTGATGCCCTCGGCAGCTCCCTATATTTTCACAGGTTTACGGATTGCCGTTGGTCTGTCGTGGCTAGCGATCGTGGCAGCGGAAATGTTGACTGGTGGTGTCGGCATTGGCTTCTTTATCTGGGATAGCTACAACAGCCAAAAGAGTAGCGAACTGATTTTAGCTCTGGTTTACATCGGTTTAGTAGGCTTCCTACTCGATAAAGTCGTTTATTACGTCAGCAAACTAGTTGCTCAGTCAGATGCTTAGTTTTTTAGCCGTTAGCTGTTAGCTTAAAAGGCAAATTTTCAAAGTGAATTATGTTTTTAGTAATACACATCCAAGCTAAAAGCTAAAAGCTAATTGCTAAAAGCTAAAAGCTAATCACCCTACCTCACTTAACTCTTTCCCTTAACCTTCTCCTATGCAGACTCTTGATCTTACAGATAATAATCAGCAAATAAATAGAGATCCATTTCTAGTCATGGATGGAGTTTCTAAGGTCTATCCCACACCTAGAGGTCCTTATACTGTTCTCGAAGATGTTAATTTGACAGTCTATGAAGGCGAGTTTATCTGTGTCATCGGTCACTCTGGCTGTGGTAAATCGACACTTTTAAACATGGTGGCTGGTTTTAATAAACCAACCTCAGGCGAAATCTGTTTGCGATCCAAACCAATCGTTCGTCCCGGTCCCGATCGCATGGTGGTGTTCCAAAACTACTCGCTCCTACCTTGGATGACCGCCTTTGAGAATGTCTATCTAGCAGTTAAGCAGGTTTATAAAGAGAAATCTAAGGAAGAAAAAATCAAAATTGCTAAGGATATGCTCGAATTAGTCGGCTTGAGCGAAGCAATGCACAAAAAACCAAAGGAACTTTCTGGTGGTATGCGTCAGAGGGTATCAATCGCCCGTGCGTTATCCATTCGTCCTGAAGTATTGATCCTTGATGAACCCTTTGGTGCGTTAGACGTAATGACCCGCGAAGAATTGCAGGAAGAACTATTAGCAATTTGGCGCAAAAATCGGGTTACAGCACTGATGATCACCCATGAAATTGATGAAGCACTCTTCCTCGCCGATCGCATTGTGATGATGAGCAATGGACCTGCCGCCCATATTGCTGAAATCATCGATGTACCATTTGCGCGTCCTCGCGATCGCAAAGCGATCGCCGATGATCCTCGCTACTACAGCCTTCGCAACTACATCCTTGAATTTCTCTATAGTCGCTTTGCCTTAGCT from Pseudanabaena sp. Chao 1811 encodes the following:
- a CDS encoding ferredoxin--nitrite reductase — its product is MANKIEDLKAAKDGLALKAEIDRFAAIGWEAIDDDDLQHRLKWLGIFFRKSTPGRFMVRMRIPNGLLNSDQMRVLASVVEKCGEHGVADITTRQNIQMRGILIEDVPEMFAKFRSVGLTSVQSAIDNVRNITGSPVAGIDADELYDTRELAMQVQNLLTNNGEGNPAFTNLPRKFNIAIAGCRDNSTHAEINDLAFVPAFREVAKTSPVTPKSEGQRPEWDIPSGFWHIYNQTQGNSSSESTDTTETRFGFNVLVGGFFSAKRVEAAIPLNVWVPPEDVVALCEALLIVYRDHGLRENRAKSRLMFLIDEWGIEKFRAEVEKQLGKPLATAAAKDEIVWEKRDHIGVHPQKQAGLNYVGLQIPVGRMYAPDMYEFARLADTYGNGDIRLTVEQNLLITNVSDQQVPALLQEPLLQKFPANPDNLMRGLVSCTGNQFCPVAIVETKNRSLALTKQLSEDYHLPKVVRIHWSGCPNSCAQPQVADIGFTGCKTRKNGKVVDGVDIYMGGTVGKDAHLGKCVMEKIPCEDLREVVGKLLVEHFGAVPKQQAIAEPSAELVAIG
- a CDS encoding CmpA/NrtA family ABC transporter substrate-binding protein — its product is MSTFSRRKFLTTAGLSTVSAIALNACTGGGEAPKTDTKTTTAASKSPEAKVSAADAPEVTKAKLGFIALTDAAPLIVAKEKGLFAKYGMKDVEVLKQASWGTTRDNIALGSDAGGIDGAHILSPIPYLLNEGKITNGKKVPMYVLARLNTNGQAISIANDFKELKIALKSDSLKDSFAKIKSSGKEIKCAVTFPGGTHDLWMRYWLAANGVDPNTDVNTIVVPPPQMVANMKAGNMQAFCVGEPWNARLVAQNSGYSALITGELWKDHPEKAFSMRADWVDKNPKATKALLAAVLEAQVWCEQAENKEEMCKIIGADKWLKVPPAEILGRLQGKVDYGDGRTLDNPDLAMKFWKDAASYPFKSHDLWFVTEDMRWGYFDADTDAKKLVDKVNREDLWKEAAKMIGKEADIPKSTSRGIETFFDGVKFDPENPSEYLKGLKIKKA
- the ntrB gene encoding nitrate ABC transporter permease, with the translated sequence MAAGSLKSRFSVNNIGEWFQKQARFIIPPVIALFFILGTWQILCSGKTPPLPPPSKVWQETQEYIWNPFFDRDYFDVSAADKTDSPARQALKEKLTIEKGLGVKTMVSLRRVAIGYTASAIIGISFGIAIGTNVFLYRAFDPIFQVLRTIPPLAWLPIAMSAFQGVNESLKSIGLDVTEAAALFVIFVTSIWPILMNTAVGVQQVPQDYRNVSRVLRLSKFDYFITILMPSAAPYIFTGLRIAVGLSWLAIVAAEMLTGGVGIGFFIWDSYNSQKSSELILALVYIGLVGFLLDKVVYYVSKLVAQSDA
- a CDS encoding ABC transporter ATP-binding protein gives rise to the protein MQTLDLTDNNQQINRDPFLVMDGVSKVYPTPRGPYTVLEDVNLTVYEGEFICVIGHSGCGKSTLLNMVAGFNKPTSGEICLRSKPIVRPGPDRMVVFQNYSLLPWMTAFENVYLAVKQVYKEKSKEEKIKIAKDMLELVGLSEAMHKKPKELSGGMRQRVSIARALSIRPEVLILDEPFGALDVMTREELQEELLAIWRKNRVTALMITHEIDEALFLADRIVMMSNGPAAHIAEIIDVPFARPRDRKAIADDPRYYSLRNYILEFLYSRFALADEAD